A region from the Drosophila bipectinata strain 14024-0381.07 chromosome 3R, DbipHiC1v2, whole genome shotgun sequence genome encodes:
- the LOC108129837 gene encoding trypsin-1: MNLKYNLLCWMLMMNCSSLMCLENSKAFNESAAINTIHTGQNKRTSKFLFDTIFRISSGVSNAFGFDTEADDVEYPENSSLKNCDCDCGFSNEEIRIVGGKPTGVNQYPWMARIVYDGKFHCGGSLLTKDYVLTAAHCVKKLRRSKIRIIFGDHDQEITSESHAIQRAVTSVIKHKSFDPDTYNNDVALLRLRKPIAFSKIIKPICLPRYNYDPAGRIGTVVGWGRTSEGGELPSIVNQVKVPIMSITECRNQKYKSTRITSSMLCAGRPAMDSCQGDSGGPLLLSNGVKYFIVGIVSWGVGCGREGYPGVYTRVSKFIPWIKSNLENTCLCS, encoded by the exons atgaatttaaagtATAATTTATTATGTTGGATGTTGATGATGAATTGTTCCAGCCTAATGTGCTTGGAAAATTCGAAAGCTTTCAATGAATCCGCCGCCATAAACACCATCCATACGGGCCAAAATAAACGAACCAGTAAATTTCTTTTTGATACAATTTTCCGTATAAGTTCGGGCGTATCAAATGCTTTTGGATTTGATACCGAAGCCGACGACGTTGAGTACCCAGAAAACTCCAGCCTGAAAAACTGCGACTGCG ATTGTGGCTTTTCCAATGAGGAAATTCGAATTGTTGGTGGAAAGCCTACTGGTGTTAACCAATACCCATGGATGGCCAGAATAGTTTACGATGGAAAATTTCATTGTGGTGGATCGTTGCTGACAAAGGATTATGTGTTAACCGCAGCCCATTGTGTTAAGAAACTAAGACGATCAAAAATAAGAATCATTTTCGGTGATCACGACCAGGAAATCACTTCAGAGTCGCATGCTATCCAACGAGCGGTGACATCTGTGATTAAACACAAGAGCTTTGACCCAGATACCTACAACAACGACGTAGCCCTGCTCAGACTAAGAAAGCCTATTGCGTTCTCCAAAATTATAAAGCCCATCTGCTTACCACGCTATAACTACGATCCAGCAG GTCGCATTGGCACAGTAGTGGGCTGGGGAAGAACATCAGAAGGAGGAGAGCTGCCGTCCATTGTCAACCAAGTCAAGGTTCCCATTATGTCCATCACCGAATGccgaaatcaaaaatacaaaagtacTCGAATTACCTCATCAATGTTATGCGCGGGCAGGCCAGCAATGGACTCTTGCCAGGGCGATAGTGGAGGACCGCTGTTGTTATCTAATGGAGTTAAGTATTTTATCGTTGGAATTGTATCCTGGGGAGTAGGTTGCGGCCGCGAAGGATATCCAGGTGTTTACACGCGCGTCAGCAAGTTCATCCCATGGATTAAGTCTAATCTCGAAAATACATGCCTGTGTTCTTAG
- the LOC108129838 gene encoding U3 small nucleolar ribonucleoprotein protein IMP4 has product MLRKQARQRREYLYNKALTERLKAKQKIQETVVQSLAENKSIGSKNVKKSMTVYNSLKYIDDGVDDRTVHDEYHYAGAEDPKIMLTTSHNPSSRLKLFMKELRLIFPNAQQMNRGNYQLPTLMHACRANNVTDFLIVHEHRGVPDSLVVCHLPYGPTAFFNISDVIMRHDIPDIGHMSEQKPHLIFNNFKTPIGLRTVKILKHLFPVPKENSQRVMSFLNHNDSIIFRHHQYKYTNKELELSEVGPRFVLKLYQIKLGTLENIKAADTEWINRPYMNTSQKKLIFSNDPGLTSRDTEV; this is encoded by the exons atgctgCGAAAACAGGCCCGTCAACGGAGGGAATATTTATACAACAAGGCTCTGACCGAGCGTCTAAAGGCAAAGCAAAAGATCCAGGAAACCGTGGTCCAAAGCTTGGCCGAAAACAAGTCCATCGGTtccaaaaatgtgaaaaagaGCATGACAGTTTACAACTCGCTGAAATATATTGATGATG GTGTCGACGACCGCACAGTCCATGATGAGTACCATTACGCTGGAGCAGAAGATCCAAAAATTATGTTAACCACCTCGCACAACCCTTCGTCCAGATTAAAGTTGTTCATGAAGGAGCTGCGTTTGATATTCCCCAATGCTCAGCAAATGAACAGAGGAAACTACCAGTTGCCTACGCTAATGCATGCATGTCGTGCAAATAATGTAACCGATTTCCTAATTGTGCACGAGCATCGTGGCGTTCCGGACAGCCTTGTGGTTTGCCATCTTCCTTACGGTCCAACTGCGTTCTTTAACATATCAGATGTTATAATGCGTCATGATATTCCCGATATTGGACACATGAGTGAACAGAAACCGCACTTAATTTTTAACAACTTCAAAACGCCCATTGGATTGCGAACTGTCAAGATACTAAAACACTTGTTCCCTGTCCCGAAGGAAAACTCCCAAAGAGTCATGTCTTTCCTAAACCACAACGATTCGATTATCTTTCGACATCATCAATACAAATATACGAATAAAGAATTGGAGCTTAGCGAAGTTGGCCCAAGATTTGTCTTGAAGTTGTATCAAATTAAATTGGGAACACTTGAAAACATAAAGGCGGCTGATACTGAATGGATAAATAGACCATACATGAACACGTCACAAAAGAAGCTCATATTTTCTAACGATCCTGGTCTAACAAGTCGGGATACTGAAGTATAG
- the shams gene encoding glucoside xylosyltransferase 2 — protein MLLPKPKMHHLHMCLLCLIALAILSYFVHQRPSWVSEFKEATPQGFNQVQSWKTPLYIVVVCCGQRVQETLVMIKSAILFNYDQEYLKFVIFTEDGKGEEFREKLTDWRDIKPFTFDFEILPLKFPTNNEVEWKNLFKPCAAQRLFLPSLLTKVDSLLYVDTDILFLSPISDIWHYFKKFNESQISALTPEHENENIGWYNRFARHPFYGRLGVNSGVMLMNLTRMREMKWEQHILSIHKEYKLRIIWGDQDIINILFYYHPDKLYIMPCEYNYRPDHCMYMSICNMTHAGVKLIHGNRGYFHSDRQPLFKSIYEAMENYQLGSNANTQFLMPLREALNTETASTCGKISNEVLKGAKKVLSNRYMDV, from the exons ATGCTTCTGCCAAAACCGAAAATG CACCACCTTCATATGTGTCTGCTGTGCTTAATTGCATTAGCAATATTATCCTATTTCGTTCATCAACGACCTTCGTGGGTATCCGAATTCAAGGAGGCTACCCCGCAGGGTTTTAACCAAGT ACAATCATGGAAAACCCCTTTATATATAGTGGTGGTTTGCTGTGGGCAAAGGGTACAGGAGACCCTTGTTATGATCAAATCGGCTATTCTATTTAACTACGACCAGGAGTATCTTAAGTTTGTGATTTTTACTGAGGACGGAAAGGGCGAGGAGTTTAGAGAAAAGTTAACAGACTGGCGCGACATCAAACCATTTACATTTGATTTCGAGATCTTACCCTTAAAGTTCCCAACGAATAACGAAGTCGAATGGAAAAATCTCTTCAAGCCCTGTGCAGCTCAGCGTTTATTTTTACCG TCCTTGCTAACGAAGGTGGATTCATTGTTGTATGTTGACACTGACATTCTGTTTCTGTCACCGATATCGGATATCTGgcattatttcaaaaaattcaatGAGAGCCAAATCTCTGCCCTGACGCCGGAacacgaaaacgaaaacatcGGCTGGTACAACCGATTTGCCAGGCACCCGTTTTACGGCCGATTGGGAGTTAACTCTGGTGTCATGCTTATGAACCTCACTCGAATGAGAGAAATGAAATGGGAGCAACATATCTTGTCCATACATAAGGAGTACAAACTACGTATCATTTGGGGGGATCAGgacataattaatattttattttactaccATCCTGACAAACTGTACATCATGCCGTGCGAATATAACTACCGTCCAGACCACTGCATGTATATGAGCATTTGCAACATGACACATGCCGGTGTAAAATTAATTCATGGAAATCGAGGATATTTCCATTCAGATAGGCAGCCGCTTTTTAAGTCCATTTACGAAGCTATGGAGAACTATCAATTGGGCTCTAATGCCAACACCCAGTTTTTAATGCCTCTACGTGAAGCACTGAATACAGAAACCGCCTCGACCTGCGGAAAAATATCGAATGAAGTTTTAAAGGGAGCAAAAAAAGTCTTAAGTAACAGGTACATGGATGTATAA